The Gillisia sp. Hel_I_86 genome has a segment encoding these proteins:
- a CDS encoding cation transporter gives MKKSTFIITKMDCPSEEQMLRMKLETYTQVKYLDFDIPNRKLEVYHIDTIEEIHSSIAELKFNEKLQGTEEAEPPVMEDQSKQKKILWWVLGINFGFFVIEMTTGWISSSMGLIADSLDMLADSIVYALSLFAVGGAISRKKKVAKFSGYFQMALATLGFMEVLRRFFSESETPLFQWMIIVSIFALLGNLISLWLINKAKSKEAHMQASAIFTSNDIIVNGGVILAGVLVYFLNSKWPDLVIGGIVFTFVMRGAIRILKLSK, from the coding sequence ATGAAAAAAAGCACTTTTATAATAACTAAAATGGACTGTCCCTCGGAAGAGCAGATGCTCCGGATGAAATTAGAGACTTACACCCAAGTTAAATACTTGGATTTTGATATCCCCAACAGAAAGTTGGAAGTGTACCATATAGATACGATCGAGGAGATACATTCATCAATTGCAGAATTAAAGTTCAATGAAAAACTTCAGGGAACCGAAGAAGCCGAACCTCCTGTAATGGAAGACCAATCCAAACAAAAAAAGATTCTTTGGTGGGTCTTGGGAATCAATTTTGGCTTTTTCGTTATCGAAATGACCACGGGGTGGATCTCTTCTTCTATGGGCCTTATTGCAGATTCACTGGATATGCTGGCAGATTCGATAGTATATGCGCTAAGTTTATTTGCAGTAGGTGGTGCCATTTCCAGAAAAAAGAAAGTTGCAAAGTTTAGCGGGTATTTTCAGATGGCCTTGGCAACACTGGGGTTTATGGAGGTATTGAGAAGGTTTTTCAGTGAAAGTGAAACTCCATTATTTCAATGGATGATCATTGTTTCCATTTTTGCCCTACTAGGAAATCTCATTTCACTTTGGTTGATCAACAAGGCCAAAAGTAAGGAGGCGCATATGCAGGCCAGTGCTATTTTTACTTCAAATGATATCATCGTAAACGGAGGGGTAATACTGGCCGGTGTTTTGGTCTATTTTCTGAATAGCAAATGGCCTGATTTGGTAATTGGCGGAATCGTTTTCACGTTTGTGATGCGGGGCGCCATAAGGATATTGAAACTTTCGAAATAA
- a CDS encoding lipoprotein signal peptidase, with amino-acid sequence MNKRNVALLILLLLVIDQAIKIYVKTHFYYGEEYYVFGLDWFRLHFLENSGMAWGFKFGQGYLAKFVLILFRFVAVIWGTFHIKKMIREGYAKVFIVCAAFIYAGALGNLIDGAFYGLIFEKSDPALQNIAEIFPSGGGYAGFLNGNVVDMWFFPIIDTRLPEWLPLWGGNEFTFFDPVFNTADVWISTGVILLLIFQNKQRKDQKISDKKKLKIY; translated from the coding sequence ATGAATAAACGAAATGTAGCATTATTGATTTTACTGTTGTTGGTAATAGACCAGGCCATAAAGATTTATGTGAAGACCCATTTTTATTATGGCGAGGAGTACTACGTATTTGGCCTGGATTGGTTTCGCTTGCATTTTTTGGAAAATTCAGGAATGGCCTGGGGCTTTAAATTTGGGCAGGGATATCTGGCCAAATTTGTTTTAATACTATTTCGTTTCGTAGCCGTTATTTGGGGGACTTTTCACATCAAAAAGATGATACGCGAGGGATATGCAAAGGTCTTTATAGTCTGTGCAGCATTTATATACGCAGGTGCATTGGGTAATTTGATTGACGGTGCATTTTACGGACTGATTTTTGAAAAAAGTGATCCGGCATTACAGAACATTGCAGAAATATTCCCATCAGGCGGTGGTTATGCTGGATTTTTAAATGGCAATGTGGTGGATATGTGGTTCTTTCCAATTATTGATACAAGGCTTCCGGAATGGCTGCCATTATGGGGAGGCAATGAATTTACTTTTTTCGACCCTGTATTCAATACCGCAGATGTTTGGATTAGCACGGGGGTTATTTTACTCCTGATCTTTCAAAACAAACAAAGAAAAGACCAGAAAATATCGGATAAGAAAAAGTTGAAAATATACTGA
- a CDS encoding sodium:calcium antiporter encodes MNVWLWVVVLGLAAWAAHWGADQLLTPLKMLRKQWGLTASAGAAFLAIVTASPEVAINITSAARGVSDIGLGNLLGSNIISIPLMVTIAYFASRKRFKNNDEHQKHLDNKVLSLNKRSVSVLSIPYLAIIGLVAILTLPKAWRGLQPIDGWIMLAAYAAFLAHAIIKGREKGKKVEWDKKQIWLSIAGAMAIAVGAFFIVKATENIVSALSISEIVGGLFITGIMTTAPEIFKTWSVVKGGEVTAGTTSVIADNAVTMTVAFFPLALVTTPIEDFQLFWVNLAFVGLMPLLYSLFIHQSKELHGFNRWQIFVFDAAYIIYLLTMVFFVLKLF; translated from the coding sequence ATGAACGTCTGGCTTTGGGTAGTAGTATTGGGGTTGGCAGCTTGGGCGGCACACTGGGGTGCGGACCAACTCCTGACGCCTTTAAAGATGCTCCGCAAACAATGGGGCCTGACGGCTTCAGCAGGAGCCGCTTTTCTTGCTATTGTAACGGCGAGCCCCGAAGTGGCCATAAACATTACCAGTGCGGCACGAGGTGTTTCGGATATTGGCCTGGGCAACCTATTGGGCTCAAATATCATTTCCATTCCGTTAATGGTTACCATAGCCTATTTCGCTTCGCGAAAGCGTTTCAAGAACAATGATGAGCATCAAAAACACCTAGATAATAAGGTACTATCCTTGAACAAACGTTCTGTTTCGGTATTATCTATCCCCTATCTGGCAATTATCGGTTTGGTGGCTATATTAACGCTTCCCAAAGCCTGGCGTGGCCTTCAGCCCATTGACGGTTGGATTATGCTCGCGGCCTATGCCGCCTTTCTGGCCCACGCCATCATAAAAGGCAGGGAAAAGGGAAAAAAAGTGGAGTGGGACAAAAAACAGATTTGGTTATCGATTGCCGGAGCTATGGCGATAGCGGTAGGAGCTTTTTTCATCGTAAAGGCCACTGAAAATATTGTTTCGGCCCTAAGCATCTCTGAAATCGTTGGCGGATTGTTCATCACGGGTATAATGACCACCGCCCCCGAAATATTCAAGACCTGGAGCGTGGTAAAGGGTGGCGAGGTAACAGCGGGCACCACCAGCGTGATTGCGGATAATGCTGTTACCATGACGGTGGCATTTTTCCCGTTGGCACTGGTAACCACCCCTATCGAGGATTTCCAGTTGTTCTGGGTCAATCTCGCATTCGTGGGCCTTATGCCACTTTTGTATTCCCTATTTATTCATCAAAGCAAAGAACTTCACGGTTTTAACAGATGGCAGATATTCGTGTTCGATGCGGCGTATATAATTTATCTATTGACGATGGTGTTTTTTGTTCTAAAACTATTTTAA
- a CDS encoding APC family permease: protein MAELKKSLGTLRLTFYGVGTIVGAGIYTVIGAAAGQAGTDLWLSFIFAAIAASVSAMSYAELSSTYPNAGAEFIFVRKAFPKIDIPSFLTGWTIAFHSSATVAAVLLAFSGYFNTFFSMPSILVSYGVLVVLSLISIMGIKKSSTANIIMVSIQLLGLFILIAVGLSETGPPKADFFRVESFSGTLAATATLFFVYTGFEHMAALGSEVKNPGKTIPRAFLLTMVFTTIIYLLISFTVLNISDPSELANVDSPLSLAASNLNNWLPVVLAIAALFATANAAFSGIISISRLLFGMASVGELPKFMTKTNAQKVPWVTTLVVMAAVAAFLLLGDIKIVAGMSSLGALLVFVAVNVALIVLRFKAPEQERPFKVPLAIGRVPILPILAILISLSLIIQFNWQVYAAFVGAIIVGIVLDYFLDKKSKDEIDPEKEKELFNH from the coding sequence ATGGCAGAATTAAAAAAATCTTTGGGTACGCTTCGACTTACCTTTTATGGCGTTGGCACTATTGTGGGTGCAGGAATATATACTGTAATCGGTGCCGCAGCTGGACAAGCGGGCACAGACCTTTGGTTGAGTTTTATTTTCGCTGCAATTGCGGCCAGCGTTTCGGCAATGTCCTATGCAGAGTTGTCCTCTACCTATCCCAATGCAGGTGCGGAGTTTATTTTTGTACGCAAGGCATTTCCGAAAATTGACATACCATCTTTTCTTACGGGTTGGACGATTGCGTTTCACAGTTCGGCCACTGTCGCCGCGGTACTTTTAGCATTTTCAGGGTATTTCAACACCTTTTTTAGTATGCCCTCCATACTGGTCAGTTATGGTGTTTTGGTTGTGCTCTCGTTGATAAGCATTATGGGCATCAAAAAATCATCTACCGCTAATATCATTATGGTCAGTATTCAGCTTTTGGGCCTGTTTATTCTTATTGCGGTTGGACTTTCAGAAACGGGCCCACCAAAGGCAGATTTTTTTAGAGTGGAGTCTTTTTCCGGCACCTTGGCAGCGACTGCTACCTTATTCTTTGTTTATACGGGTTTTGAACATATGGCAGCATTAGGTTCTGAGGTAAAAAATCCAGGCAAGACGATTCCGAGGGCATTTTTATTGACAATGGTATTTACCACAATTATATACCTATTAATATCTTTTACGGTACTCAACATAAGCGACCCCTCCGAACTGGCAAACGTGGATTCGCCACTTTCTCTTGCAGCTTCCAATCTCAACAATTGGTTGCCTGTGGTATTGGCTATTGCGGCACTTTTTGCTACGGCTAATGCTGCTTTTAGTGGTATCATATCCATAAGTAGGTTGCTTTTTGGAATGGCCAGTGTGGGAGAACTTCCAAAGTTTATGACCAAAACCAATGCACAGAAAGTACCGTGGGTAACCACCCTCGTTGTAATGGCCGCGGTCGCTGCGTTTCTGTTATTGGGGGATATTAAGATTGTAGCGGGTATGTCTTCTTTAGGCGCTTTACTTGTTTTTGTTGCCGTAAATGTCGCACTTATCGTGCTTCGGTTTAAAGCACCAGAGCAAGAACGACCATTTAAAGTTCCTTTGGCTATAGGACGAGTGCCGATTTTGCCCATTTTGGCGATACTTATAAGTCTATCATTGATAATCCAATTTAATTGGCAGGTTTATGCGGCGTTCGTAGGTGCGATTATCGTGGGCATTGTATTGGATTACTTTTTGGACAAAAAGTCAAAGGATGAAATAGACCCTGAAAAAGAAAAAGAACTGTTTAACCATTAA
- a CDS encoding STAS/SEC14 domain-containing protein, whose amino-acid sequence MLQILELTKKNLIATKATGKLNAKDIEKIHPLIHAILERGMKVRWYFEMKDFDGWDIKGFWEDLKMDTAHATDYEKIAMVGDKKWQDWITQFMKPFTNAEIRYFDLDQKEEAKNWIEYNTK is encoded by the coding sequence ATGTTACAAATATTGGAACTTACAAAGAAGAACTTAATTGCTACGAAAGCAACGGGAAAATTAAATGCAAAAGATATTGAAAAAATACATCCGCTCATTCACGCCATATTGGAGCGAGGGATGAAAGTACGCTGGTATTTTGAGATGAAAGACTTTGATGGTTGGGATATCAAGGGATTTTGGGAAGATTTAAAGATGGATACGGCGCACGCCACGGATTATGAGAAGATTGCTATGGTGGGCGACAAGAAATGGCAGGACTGGATAACCCAATTTATGAAGCCATTTACCAATGCGGAAATCAGATATTTTGATTTAGACCAGAAGGAAGAGGCCAAAAATTGGATTGA